In Neokomagataea tanensis, one genomic interval encodes:
- a CDS encoding chromosomal replication initiator DnaA — MGRQLAFPLGQSSVLTAARFIPAASNVAARAWLARPQWPDGRLWLWGAPGTGKTHLLTIWAQQHSAKILDARDFVSHAKAERIRIAGHVAIDNADQAGDEATLLHLLNDAMAQGDRVLMVGRLPPSRTKCVLADLASRLRATATTATSEPEDELRARLLLSLLAGRQLVVSQQVTDWLWRHLPRTGNALVEAVQRLDDAALAQGVPITRALALSVLPDLLQPDE; from the coding sequence GTGGGGCGGCAATTAGCATTTCCTTTGGGGCAAAGCAGTGTCCTTACCGCGGCGAGGTTTATACCGGCGGCGTCAAATGTAGCAGCGCGTGCTTGGTTGGCCCGACCGCAATGGCCTGATGGTCGTTTATGGCTTTGGGGGGCGCCCGGCACGGGCAAGACTCATCTTTTGACAATATGGGCGCAACAACACAGCGCAAAAATTCTTGATGCCCGTGATTTTGTGTCTCACGCAAAAGCGGAGCGTATCCGTATTGCAGGGCATGTTGCGATCGATAATGCGGATCAAGCGGGGGACGAAGCGACCCTGCTACATCTGTTAAACGACGCTATGGCCCAAGGGGATCGTGTGCTGATGGTTGGGCGTTTGCCACCGTCAAGGACGAAATGTGTTCTAGCGGATTTGGCGAGTCGCTTGCGCGCGACTGCAACGACGGCGACCTCAGAACCTGAGGACGAGCTGCGTGCGCGTTTATTATTATCGCTTTTAGCTGGGCGGCAGCTAGTAGTTTCACAGCAAGTGACAGACTGGCTGTGGAGGCATTTACCTCGTACCGGGAATGCTTTGGTTGAAGCTGTGCAAAGGCTGGATGACGCGGCACTAGCACAGGGCGTTCCGATTACACGCGCCTTGGCATTATCTGTACTGCCCGATTTGCTGCAACCCGATGAGTAA
- the purN gene encoding phosphoribosylglycinamide formyltransferase, whose translation MTTKTPIAVLISGRGSNMRALIEACARPDFPAKIVLVLSNRPDAVGLQVAHDAGLATLAIDHKAFGKDRESHERAVNDAVAKSGASLICLAGYMRVLTPFLVNAWEGKMLNIHPSLLPAFPGLHTHERAIAEGASEHGCTVHLVTAGVDEGPILGQARVPVLANDTADSLAARVLEQEHLLYPNVLKRFLA comes from the coding sequence ATGACGACGAAAACACCAATCGCTGTTTTGATCAGCGGGCGCGGCAGTAATATGCGCGCCCTGATTGAAGCGTGTGCTCGGCCTGATTTCCCCGCCAAAATCGTTTTGGTTTTAAGCAACCGACCAGACGCTGTGGGCCTACAAGTTGCACATGATGCTGGCTTAGCTACGCTTGCAATTGACCACAAAGCATTTGGCAAAGACCGTGAATCCCACGAGCGAGCTGTCAACGATGCTGTAGCCAAATCGGGTGCCAGCCTCATATGCCTTGCAGGCTATATGCGCGTGCTAACGCCTTTTTTGGTGAACGCTTGGGAAGGGAAAATGCTTAACATACATCCTTCCCTTCTTCCCGCATTCCCGGGCCTTCACACGCACGAAAGGGCGATTGCAGAGGGAGCTTCCGAGCATGGCTGCACTGTCCACCTCGTAACCGCAGGCGTTGATGAAGGCCCCATTCTGGGCCAAGCCCGTGTGCCCGTCCTTGCCAATGACACAGCCGATAGCCTTGCTGCCCGTGTACTTGAGCAAGAACACCTTCTATATCCTAACGTTCTAAAAAGATTTTTAGCTTAA
- a CDS encoding polysaccharide biosynthesis/export family protein, with protein sequence MRLSSLSYKRRAFNFGRGVVGCFSTVGLFALAACNTLPDSGPTERAVLETANNKQLNPLGFHILPVTPQLASVLSAEIPPLISSIDTAAVAPSTNDRIGAGDVLAITVFELGSGLFAPSSGASGAASANGLSAGPAANVTNQNLPPTQVEADGTIFVPYVGRLRAAGLTPQALANNISNSLAGKSQNPQVMVRISSDIANTVIVSGEVHRPGRVVLSTAQEHLSDVIAIAGGAVYSPEDSHIELVRGDKLGATDLGTLQSFPQEDIHAHPGDRIHVIYQPRSYTVFGAAGIQATETPFKSPHVSLAEALARVGGPNDNRADPNAAFLFRFEDPVAAKALGLDTPPTPKGIPVVYQLDMMNPSSYFLAQNIPMKTKDVLVIANARTNKFYKIDQLISTLVGPMITATYLAR encoded by the coding sequence ATGCGCCTTTCTTCTCTTTCTTATAAGCGCCGTGCCTTTAATTTCGGGCGTGGGGTGGTTGGCTGTTTTTCTACTGTTGGATTGTTTGCTCTTGCAGCATGCAACACGCTTCCAGATAGTGGTCCAACAGAGCGTGCGGTTTTAGAAACCGCGAATAACAAGCAGTTGAACCCGCTGGGTTTTCATATTTTGCCCGTTACCCCGCAGTTGGCGAGCGTACTTTCGGCGGAAATTCCGCCTTTGATTTCTAGTATTGATACTGCAGCAGTAGCGCCTTCTACTAATGACCGTATTGGCGCTGGCGATGTACTGGCCATTACGGTTTTCGAGCTTGGTAGTGGATTGTTCGCGCCGTCCAGCGGGGCTTCTGGAGCGGCGAGCGCCAATGGTTTGTCTGCTGGGCCGGCTGCTAACGTGACAAATCAAAATCTTCCCCCTACTCAGGTTGAAGCAGACGGCACAATCTTCGTCCCATATGTTGGGCGCTTACGGGCAGCGGGTCTGACCCCCCAAGCTTTGGCTAATAACATCTCCAATAGTCTTGCGGGGAAATCTCAAAACCCTCAAGTGATGGTAAGAATTTCGAGCGATATTGCTAACACCGTTATCGTTTCTGGAGAGGTTCACAGACCGGGTAGAGTGGTTTTAAGTACAGCTCAAGAACATTTATCTGATGTTATCGCTATTGCTGGTGGCGCAGTTTATTCGCCCGAAGATAGTCATATCGAGTTAGTGCGCGGCGATAAATTAGGTGCGACTGATTTGGGAACATTGCAGTCATTTCCTCAAGAAGATATTCATGCTCACCCTGGTGATAGAATTCACGTTATCTACCAACCGAGGAGCTACACTGTGTTTGGGGCTGCTGGAATTCAAGCAACAGAAACACCTTTTAAATCCCCTCACGTTTCATTGGCTGAGGCTTTAGCGCGCGTTGGTGGTCCGAATGATAATCGTGCTGATCCTAACGCAGCTTTCTTGTTTCGTTTCGAAGATCCTGTAGCCGCTAAAGCGTTAGGGTTAGATACGCCCCCGACCCCCAAGGGGATACCGGTGGTTTATCAACTCGATATGATGAACCCTAGTAGCTATTTTCTGGCACAAAATATTCCAATGAAAACAAAAGATGTTTTGGTTATAGCTAATGCACGTACCAATAAATTTTATAAAATAGACCAACTCATTAGTACTCTTGTTGGTCCTATGATAACTGCCACATACCTCGCAAGGTAA
- the purM gene encoding phosphoribosylformylglycinamidine cyclo-ligase — protein MTDQPAPNSPEHTTTQGASYAQAGVDIAAGDAFVDEIKADAKATNRPGTMGSLGGFGALFDLKAAGFKDPVLVSCTDGVGTKLMVAIETGQHANVGVDLVAMCVNDLVVQGATPLFFLDYLATGKLAVPDAATVVRGIARACSESGCALVGGETAEMPGMYAPGHYDLAGFSVGAAERDALLPAGIRAGDTLIGLPSSGVHSNGFSLVREVVRMSGLAWDATAPFAEGKTLAEALLTPTKLYVRTVLDLHANNLLHGCAHITGGGLPGNLPRVLPEGLGVEVDGSAWDIPPVFKWLAQTGNVATDEMLRVFNCGVGMVLVTSEPEKVLSKLAENGETGFVMGKIVESDTQYTLTAPVSFA, from the coding sequence ATGACCGACCAGCCCGCCCCTAACTCGCCTGAACACACCACAACACAAGGCGCCAGCTACGCTCAGGCTGGAGTGGATATTGCTGCTGGTGATGCATTTGTGGACGAAATTAAAGCTGATGCAAAAGCAACAAACCGTCCCGGTACAATGGGCAGCCTTGGCGGTTTTGGTGCCCTGTTTGACTTGAAGGCTGCTGGGTTTAAAGACCCGGTCCTCGTCAGCTGCACAGATGGCGTTGGCACCAAGCTCATGGTTGCTATTGAGACCGGGCAACATGCAAATGTCGGCGTAGATCTCGTTGCAATGTGCGTCAACGACCTCGTGGTGCAGGGCGCAACGCCTCTTTTCTTCCTTGACTACCTCGCCACCGGCAAACTGGCAGTGCCAGACGCCGCTACCGTCGTGCGCGGAATTGCGCGCGCATGCTCCGAATCAGGCTGCGCTTTAGTAGGCGGCGAAACGGCAGAAATGCCCGGAATGTACGCGCCGGGCCATTATGACCTAGCCGGATTTAGCGTTGGCGCTGCAGAACGCGACGCCCTTTTGCCAGCAGGTATCCGTGCGGGTGATACCCTTATCGGCCTGCCATCATCGGGCGTGCACTCAAACGGCTTCTCTCTAGTCCGCGAAGTTGTCCGCATGTCTGGCCTTGCTTGGGATGCCACTGCTCCCTTTGCTGAAGGTAAGACACTGGCTGAAGCCTTGCTAACGCCAACAAAGCTTTACGTGCGCACCGTACTGGACCTGCACGCAAACAACCTTCTGCACGGGTGCGCGCACATTACAGGCGGCGGTTTACCCGGCAACCTGCCGCGCGTTTTGCCAGAAGGTCTGGGCGTTGAAGTTGATGGTAGCGCTTGGGACATCCCGCCTGTTTTCAAATGGCTGGCTCAGACAGGAAACGTGGCTACAGACGAAATGCTGCGCGTCTTTAACTGTGGTGTTGGCATGGTGCTCGTGACGTCAGAGCCTGAAAAAGTGCTCAGCAAGCTGGCTGAAAACGGCGAAACTGGCTTCGTCATGGGCAAAATCGTCGAAAGCGACACCCAATACACTCTCACTGCACCGGTTTCCTTCGCCTGA
- a CDS encoding ABC transporter permease, translated as MLRELHTRFGRHGLGFLWIIGEPILFCAGVAIVWSAIRPAHDHGLPTTAIVITGYVPLTMWRHCLGRSVMAFEANGSLLFHKQVTPLDIILARVILEIMGTIGAGFLVAIVAIALGFMEPPQYYGILYLGILFQMLFSLATALIVAPLTQRSEIFEKSIAVISYLSIPLSGAFIMVDWIPQHYRWILLLSPSVDSIEMIRAGQFGNSAHAHYDIIYSAWINFVLILTGISLTLRVKKYIHIV; from the coding sequence ATGTTGCGTGAACTGCATACCCGTTTCGGGCGTCACGGGTTAGGGTTTCTCTGGATTATTGGTGAACCAATTTTATTTTGCGCTGGTGTCGCAATTGTTTGGAGCGCCATACGCCCCGCGCATGATCACGGGTTACCAACAACTGCAATTGTTATCACTGGCTACGTCCCTCTCACTATGTGGCGGCATTGCCTTGGGCGTTCTGTCATGGCATTCGAAGCCAACGGGAGCCTCTTATTCCATAAGCAAGTTACACCGCTTGATATTATCCTAGCCCGGGTAATATTAGAAATTATGGGGACTATTGGCGCCGGATTTCTTGTGGCTATAGTAGCTATAGCGCTCGGATTTATGGAGCCACCCCAATATTATGGAATTCTTTATTTGGGAATATTATTCCAAATGCTTTTTTCACTGGCAACAGCTCTAATTGTTGCCCCTCTAACCCAAAGAAGTGAAATATTTGAAAAATCTATTGCTGTTATATCGTACCTTTCAATCCCATTATCAGGCGCCTTTATAATGGTCGATTGGATACCTCAACACTATCGGTGGATTTTACTTCTCTCACCCAGTGTCGACAGCATTGAAATGATAAGAGCCGGACAATTTGGAAATTCTGCACACGCTCACTACGATATTATTTATTCAGCATGGATCAACTTTGTATTAATACTAACAGGAATTTCATTAACACTTAGAGTTAAAAAATACATACATATTGTATAA